In one Pseudarthrobacter oxydans genomic region, the following are encoded:
- the ftsW gene encoding putative lipid II flippase FtsW yields the protein MVSTPTRPPARQQAGKPRPGSSASPASRPATAVTRLRAGYRKFWSALEGTGTSRNGSTYYLILGSTLALTAIGIMMVLSASSVESIAAGKSPYGDALKQGMFAAIGIFTMFVLSRINVVWLKRLAWPAIIGAVVLLGLVQLVGAEVNGNKNWIDLGGITFQPSEASKLALALWMATVLARKGKLLSLWQHVAVPAVPMAIIIVVLVLVGNDLGTAMIIMMITAAALFFAGAPLYLFGIAGLVAAAGTAVMAVTSSNRMCRITSWWTGESCADGIDANYQATNGLYGLASGGWFGVGLGQSRQKYSWIPEAHNDFIFAIIGEELGLVGTVVVLILFAILGAAIYRVVVAQADMFHRVLAGTIMVWLLGQATVNMSVVTGLMPVIGVPLPFISYGGSALLMSLCAIGVVLSLAREQMAPSIRPKRMLKFKAKPARKDAARKKTARKRA from the coding sequence ATGGTCAGCACGCCAACACGCCCGCCTGCCCGGCAGCAGGCCGGCAAGCCGCGTCCCGGCTCCTCGGCATCGCCGGCCAGCCGTCCCGCCACTGCCGTAACCCGGCTGCGGGCCGGCTACCGGAAGTTCTGGTCGGCGCTGGAAGGAACCGGAACTTCCCGGAACGGCTCCACCTACTACCTCATCCTGGGATCCACCCTGGCGCTGACGGCGATCGGCATCATGATGGTGCTCTCTGCGTCCAGCGTCGAGTCGATCGCCGCCGGCAAGTCACCCTACGGCGATGCCCTAAAGCAGGGGATGTTCGCCGCAATCGGCATCTTCACCATGTTCGTGCTGTCCCGCATCAATGTGGTGTGGCTCAAGCGGCTCGCATGGCCCGCCATCATCGGCGCCGTGGTCCTCCTGGGACTGGTGCAGCTTGTGGGTGCGGAGGTCAACGGCAACAAGAACTGGATCGACCTCGGCGGCATCACCTTCCAGCCGTCCGAAGCGTCCAAGCTGGCCCTCGCCCTGTGGATGGCTACCGTTTTGGCCAGGAAGGGAAAGCTCCTCAGCCTCTGGCAGCACGTCGCGGTCCCTGCCGTCCCGATGGCCATCATCATCGTGGTGCTGGTCCTGGTGGGCAATGACCTCGGAACGGCCATGATCATCATGATGATCACGGCTGCCGCACTCTTCTTTGCCGGGGCACCCCTGTATCTCTTCGGTATCGCAGGCCTGGTGGCCGCCGCCGGAACGGCCGTCATGGCTGTGACCAGTTCGAACCGCATGTGCCGGATCACTTCGTGGTGGACCGGCGAGTCCTGCGCCGACGGCATCGACGCCAACTACCAGGCCACCAACGGGCTCTACGGGCTGGCGTCGGGTGGCTGGTTCGGCGTTGGGCTGGGGCAGAGCCGGCAAAAGTACAGCTGGATCCCCGAAGCCCACAACGACTTCATCTTTGCCATCATCGGCGAGGAACTCGGCCTGGTGGGGACCGTCGTCGTCCTCATCCTCTTCGCCATCCTGGGCGCCGCGATCTACCGTGTGGTAGTGGCGCAGGCGGACATGTTCCACCGCGTGCTGGCCGGCACCATCATGGTGTGGCTGCTGGGCCAGGCCACTGTCAACATGTCCGTGGTGACCGGTCTGATGCCCGTCATCGGTGTGCCCCTGCCGTTCATCTCCTATGGCGGCTCGGCGCTGCTGATGTCGCTCTGCGCCATCGGCGTGGTGCTCTCCCTGGCCAGGGAGCAGATGGCCCCGTCCATCCGGCCCAAGCGGATGCTCAAGTTCAAGGCCAAGCCGGCGCGGAAAGACGCGGCCCGGAAGAAGACTGCAAGAAAGCGTGCCTAG
- the murF gene encoding UDP-N-acetylmuramoyl-tripeptide--D-alanyl-D-alanine ligase: MIAFTAAEIADITKGRLDADPGITPLSVVTDSREATPGSLYVAKPGEYADGHDFVEAAFTAGASLALVERPVAAPDGSPYPSVVVPDAVLAMGALAAEAVRRIRAARAEANEELTVIGITGSAGKTTTKDLLAGILSRHGATVAPRGSYNGEIGVPLTVFTAGTDTRYLVIEMGATGIGHIRYLAEMVRPDIGVVLGVGTAHAGEFGGVENIARAKGELVEGLAASGTAIINLDDERVADMRARTSASVVGFSAEGRPGAGVQALNADTNAEGHPEFELLLPGADTTHHVSSRLIGAHHVSNLLAAAAAAWAAGIPGPDIAAALSGQTAASRWRMERTEREDGVTIINDAYNANPESMRAALRTLADLGQGRRTWAVLGAMLELGEDSIREHTAVGTQVVRLNISRLVVVGREARALYVSAVQEGSWGDECVFAETADDAYELLSAELKPGDLVLFKSSNSVGLRHLGDRIALPPQTPQPADERSTQL, encoded by the coding sequence ATGATTGCATTTACCGCGGCGGAAATCGCCGACATCACTAAAGGGCGCCTGGACGCCGATCCCGGGATCACGCCTCTGTCGGTGGTCACCGATTCCCGCGAAGCCACGCCGGGATCGCTCTACGTCGCAAAACCCGGCGAGTACGCGGACGGACACGACTTCGTCGAAGCCGCCTTCACCGCCGGTGCCAGCCTGGCACTAGTGGAGCGCCCAGTGGCAGCACCGGACGGTTCGCCGTATCCGTCCGTGGTGGTTCCCGACGCCGTGCTCGCGATGGGCGCGCTGGCCGCGGAAGCCGTCCGGAGGATCCGTGCCGCCCGCGCGGAGGCCAACGAAGAACTGACTGTCATCGGCATCACCGGCTCTGCCGGAAAGACCACCACCAAGGACCTGCTTGCCGGCATACTTTCCCGGCACGGCGCCACTGTGGCGCCGCGGGGGTCCTACAACGGTGAAATCGGAGTGCCGCTCACCGTCTTCACCGCCGGAACCGACACCCGCTACCTCGTGATCGAGATGGGCGCCACCGGCATCGGCCACATCAGGTACCTGGCCGAGATGGTCAGGCCTGACATCGGAGTGGTGCTCGGCGTCGGGACCGCGCACGCCGGCGAATTCGGGGGAGTGGAGAACATCGCCCGAGCCAAGGGCGAACTCGTGGAAGGCCTGGCAGCCTCCGGCACAGCCATCATCAACCTCGACGACGAGAGGGTGGCGGACATGCGCGCACGCACCTCCGCGTCCGTCGTCGGCTTCTCCGCCGAAGGCCGGCCCGGCGCCGGCGTGCAGGCGCTCAATGCGGACACCAACGCGGAGGGCCACCCCGAATTCGAACTCCTCCTTCCCGGTGCGGACACGACCCACCACGTCAGCAGCCGCCTGATTGGTGCCCACCATGTCAGCAATTTGCTGGCAGCGGCCGCAGCCGCGTGGGCGGCAGGAATTCCCGGCCCGGACATCGCCGCGGCCCTCAGCGGCCAAACGGCAGCCAGCCGGTGGCGCATGGAGCGCACCGAGCGGGAGGACGGCGTCACCATCATCAATGACGCCTACAACGCCAACCCGGAGTCAATGCGCGCGGCCCTGCGCACACTCGCGGACCTGGGCCAAGGAAGGCGCACCTGGGCAGTCCTGGGCGCCATGCTCGAACTCGGCGAGGATTCCATCCGCGAGCATACGGCCGTGGGCACCCAGGTGGTGCGCCTTAACATTTCCCGGCTGGTGGTAGTGGGCCGGGAAGCCCGTGCCCTCTACGTATCCGCCGTCCAGGAGGGCTCCTGGGGTGACGAATGCGTCTTCGCCGAGACCGCCGACGACGCGTACGAGCTGCTGTCAGCGGAACTCAAACCCGGCGACCTGGTGCTGTTCAAATCATCCAACAGCGTGGGACTTCGCCATTTGGGCGATCGGATAGCATTACCCCCACAAACCCCGCAGCCCGCCGATGAAAGGAGCACACAGCTGTGA
- the rsmH gene encoding 16S rRNA (cytosine(1402)-N(4))-methyltransferase RsmH produces the protein MNEHPKPTSERHVPVLRDRCINLLAPGFEAARLRGETPVAVDATLGMGGHSEAMLQRFPDLHLIGIDRDEEALALAGERLAPFAARTDLVHAVYDEIADVLADLGVAEVHGILMDLGVSSLQLDERERGFAYSFDAPLDMRMDTSRGQTAADVVNNYSEEELVRIIRKWGEEKFAGRIANRIVTARATKPFTTTGELVEQIRAVVPAAAAKSGGHPAKRTFQALRIEVNEELDVLERAVPAAVDYLALGGRIVVMSYHSLEDKIVKSVLQARSKSSAPLGFPVELEEHKAELKTLTKGTEVPTAVEIAENPRAASARLRAAERIRARRAA, from the coding sequence ATGAACGAACACCCCAAGCCAACGTCCGAACGCCATGTGCCGGTCCTGCGGGACCGGTGCATCAATTTGTTGGCACCTGGATTCGAGGCGGCCAGGCTCCGCGGCGAAACGCCGGTGGCCGTCGACGCGACCCTGGGCATGGGCGGCCACTCCGAGGCAATGCTGCAGCGCTTTCCGGACCTGCACCTCATCGGCATAGACAGGGACGAGGAAGCACTCGCCCTCGCCGGGGAGAGGCTGGCCCCTTTCGCCGCCCGCACGGACCTGGTGCACGCCGTTTACGACGAGATAGCGGACGTCCTGGCGGACCTGGGCGTTGCTGAAGTCCACGGAATCCTGATGGACCTCGGAGTGTCATCCCTCCAGTTGGACGAACGCGAACGCGGCTTCGCCTACTCCTTCGACGCCCCGCTGGACATGCGGATGGACACCAGCCGTGGGCAGACCGCGGCAGACGTAGTAAACAACTACAGCGAAGAGGAACTCGTCCGGATCATCCGGAAGTGGGGCGAGGAGAAGTTCGCCGGCCGGATCGCCAACAGGATTGTCACCGCCCGTGCCACCAAGCCCTTCACCACCACCGGAGAACTCGTGGAACAGATCCGGGCGGTAGTTCCGGCAGCCGCGGCCAAGTCCGGCGGGCACCCCGCCAAGCGCACTTTCCAGGCGCTGCGGATCGAAGTGAACGAAGAACTCGACGTCCTTGAACGCGCCGTGCCTGCCGCCGTCGACTACTTGGCCCTGGGCGGGCGCATCGTGGTCATGTCCTACCACTCCCTCGAGGACAAGATCGTCAAGAGCGTCCTGCAGGCACGTTCCAAATCCTCAGCTCCGCTCGGGTTCCCGGTGGAGCTGGAAGAACACAAGGCCGAACTTAAGACCCTGACCAAAGGCACCGAGGTGCCCACCGCCGTCGAGATCGCCGAAAACCCGCGCGCTGCATCAGCAAGGCTGCGCGCGGCGGAACGAATCAGAGCCAGGAGAGCTGCATGA
- the mraY gene encoding phospho-N-acetylmuramoyl-pentapeptide-transferase → MIALLIGAGLALLFALVGTPLFIRLLVRRGYGQFIRDDGPTSHHTKRGTPTMGGTVVVAAVLLSYGLTHLIMLMVNPDSPGPSASALILLFLMVGMGLVGFLDDFIKISRQRSLGLNAKAKLILQAAVGVIFAVLALNFPDEDGLAPASTKISLVRDLPWLDLAFGGTVLGAILFVIWSNLIVTAATNGVNLTDGLDGLAAGASVMVFGAYTLMGIWQSNQACGSPREAGSGCYQVRDPLDLALLAAIMSAALVGFLWWNTSPAKIFMGDTGSLAIGGAIAGFAILSRTELLLGIIGGLFVLITLSVIIQVGYFKATGGKRVFKMAPLQHHFELKGWAEVTVVVRFWILGGLFVAVGLGIFYAEWVVLL, encoded by the coding sequence GTGATTGCACTTTTGATCGGCGCCGGACTGGCGCTCCTCTTCGCCCTGGTGGGCACGCCGCTGTTCATCCGGCTCCTGGTCCGCCGCGGCTACGGCCAGTTCATCCGAGACGACGGCCCGACCTCCCACCACACCAAACGCGGAACACCCACCATGGGCGGGACCGTCGTGGTGGCAGCGGTCCTTTTGAGTTACGGCCTGACGCACCTCATCATGCTCATGGTGAATCCGGATTCGCCTGGCCCGTCCGCCTCCGCCCTGATCCTGCTGTTCCTCATGGTGGGGATGGGGCTTGTCGGATTCCTGGATGACTTCATCAAGATTTCGCGGCAGCGCAGCCTGGGGCTCAACGCCAAGGCGAAGCTGATCCTGCAGGCAGCAGTGGGCGTCATCTTCGCTGTGCTGGCCCTCAACTTTCCGGATGAAGACGGCCTCGCGCCGGCCTCCACCAAGATCTCCCTGGTCCGGGACCTGCCCTGGCTGGACCTCGCCTTCGGCGGAACCGTGCTGGGCGCCATCCTTTTCGTCATCTGGTCCAATCTGATCGTCACTGCCGCCACCAACGGCGTAAACCTCACGGACGGCCTTGACGGACTGGCAGCCGGGGCCTCGGTCATGGTCTTCGGCGCCTATACGCTGATGGGCATTTGGCAGAGCAACCAGGCCTGCGGCTCGCCCCGGGAAGCCGGCAGCGGGTGCTACCAGGTCCGGGACCCCCTGGACTTGGCCCTGCTGGCCGCCATCATGAGCGCTGCCCTGGTGGGATTCCTTTGGTGGAACACCTCGCCGGCCAAGATCTTCATGGGGGATACCGGCTCCCTCGCCATTGGCGGTGCGATCGCAGGTTTTGCCATCCTTTCCAGGACGGAGCTGTTGCTGGGGATCATTGGCGGACTGTTCGTCCTGATCACGCTTTCGGTGATCATCCAGGTGGGTTATTTCAAAGCCACAGGCGGTAAACGCGTCTTCAAGATGGCGCCGCTGCAGCACCACTTCGAACTGAAGGGGTGGGCTGAAGTGACCGTGGTGGTCCGGTTCTGGATCCTCGGCGGGCTCTTCGTCGCCGTAGGCCTGGGAATTTTCTACGCTGAATGGGTTGTGCTGCTGTGA
- the murD gene encoding UDP-N-acetylmuramoyl-L-alanine--D-glutamate ligase codes for MGCAAVTVSPRLQELVSWDSDWAGLRVAVTGIGVSGFAAADTLIELGARVVVVDAATSDTAKAHAETLKIVGAADVLLGDDAVTRLPKIDGKLPELIVTSPGWRPDQALLAAAARAHIPVWGDVELAWRVRVREGRKTADWLAITGTNGKTTTVGLTESMLRAAGLKAIAVGNVGTPILDAIRDPVEYDVFAVELSSFQLHWSESLSPVASVCLNVAEDHVDWHGSYDSYLADKAKVYERTQKACLYNAEQIETERMVENADVVEGCRAVGFTTLTPAISMLGVVEGLLVDRAFIEERRDSAAELASMADLGAIAPRHMVANALAAAGLVRAYGVEPRAVRQGIQDYVPGNHRIQPVARHNGVLWINDSKATNPHAAAASLAAFSNVIWIAGGLSKGVTYDDLVREHAHRLKAVVLIGTDTSALAGALSRHAPDVPVIQPAAGDTEQVQTAATDGIQAGSPLAGKPVMARAVASAAQLAGSGDTVLMAPAAASMDQFSSYAHRGDTFIEAVRELVEGQAQTGEE; via the coding sequence ATGGGTTGTGCTGCTGTGACCGTTTCCCCACGCCTCCAGGAGCTCGTGAGCTGGGATTCAGACTGGGCCGGGCTGCGGGTGGCAGTCACCGGCATCGGCGTGTCAGGGTTCGCCGCCGCTGACACGCTGATTGAACTCGGTGCCCGCGTGGTGGTGGTTGACGCCGCCACCAGCGATACAGCGAAAGCCCACGCTGAAACCCTGAAGATCGTCGGCGCCGCCGACGTCCTGCTCGGCGATGATGCAGTGACGCGCCTGCCAAAGATCGACGGCAAACTTCCGGAGCTGATCGTGACATCGCCGGGCTGGCGTCCGGACCAGGCCCTGCTGGCCGCTGCTGCGCGGGCGCACATCCCGGTATGGGGCGACGTTGAACTCGCCTGGCGGGTGCGCGTGCGGGAGGGCCGCAAGACAGCGGACTGGCTGGCCATCACCGGAACCAACGGAAAGACCACCACGGTGGGACTTACCGAATCCATGCTGCGCGCCGCCGGACTGAAGGCCATCGCCGTGGGCAACGTGGGTACGCCGATTCTGGATGCCATTCGGGACCCGGTCGAGTACGACGTTTTCGCCGTCGAACTCTCCAGCTTCCAGCTGCACTGGTCGGAATCCCTCTCGCCGGTGGCCAGCGTGTGCCTCAACGTCGCCGAGGACCACGTTGACTGGCACGGCTCCTACGACTCCTACCTTGCGGACAAGGCCAAGGTCTACGAACGCACCCAAAAAGCCTGCCTCTACAACGCCGAGCAGATTGAAACCGAGCGGATGGTGGAAAACGCCGACGTGGTGGAGGGCTGCCGGGCCGTCGGTTTCACTACCCTCACCCCCGCCATCAGCATGCTGGGCGTGGTGGAAGGCCTGCTGGTGGACAGGGCATTCATCGAAGAGCGAAGGGACAGCGCCGCGGAACTTGCCTCGATGGCCGACCTTGGCGCCATTGCACCCCGGCACATGGTGGCCAACGCACTGGCGGCCGCAGGCCTGGTACGCGCCTACGGCGTGGAGCCCAGGGCCGTGCGGCAGGGGATCCAGGACTACGTGCCCGGGAACCACCGCATCCAGCCGGTGGCCCGCCACAACGGAGTCCTGTGGATCAATGATTCCAAGGCCACCAACCCGCATGCGGCCGCCGCTTCGCTCGCTGCATTCAGCAACGTCATCTGGATCGCGGGAGGACTCTCCAAGGGTGTCACCTACGACGACCTTGTGCGGGAGCACGCGCACCGGCTCAAGGCGGTGGTCCTGATCGGAACCGACACTTCCGCGCTGGCCGGCGCCCTCTCGCGACACGCGCCCGATGTCCCGGTGATCCAGCCGGCGGCGGGTGACACTGAACAGGTGCAGACTGCTGCAACAGACGGCATCCAGGCCGGTTCCCCCCTGGCCGGGAAACCGGTGATGGCCCGGGCGGTTGCGTCAGCAGCCCAGCTGGCCGGTTCCGGCGATACTGTGCTGATGGCCCCGGCAGCTGCTTCCATGGATCAGTTCTCTTCCTACGCTCACCGCGGTGACACTTTCATCGAAGCTGTCCGCGAGCTGGTGGAAGGGCAGGCCCAGACCGGCGAGGAGTAA
- a CDS encoding penicillin-binding protein 2 — protein sequence MAQRSGKAVNSKVPNATKRLRLGLGIMLTLLLVVGGKLFLVQGLDVGGMAEAALNSRMKQTVLPAERGSILDSRGTVLANSVIRYNVVVDQRVNTKTETFKRLDDAKEKLVDVSREQGLTELAAALGMEKDAIREAVTGQQPYYIVAKDVKPDVEDRISQLQIPGIVTEGVSKRVYPNGSVAGGIIGFLQDGTTGQAGIEQTQDELLKGSDGKRLFEIGADGLRIPVGVDELTPPQDGKDVKLTLNSDLQYFAQQAIQSQSDKLGAEWGVIIVMDVKTGNLVAMADTNSPDPNDPGRVAAKDRGVRAVTAAYEPGSVEKMMTAAALIEEGKAKPLDTFTLGPTYTVDGQTFSDSFAHGTEERTLAGILGYSMNTGTVMAGQRLSKEQRYDWLKKFGVGEAPDIGLPATASGILTPWEQWDGRQEYTVLFGQGVSQSTLQTVRAFQSIANNGVMLQPRLIDSYVSADGTEEKIPAAEPRQIVSEDTAQQVQDILESAVTEGQIKDAAIDGYRVGAKTGTSESPCDDGKSGFCGYTASMVGMAPMDDPRFIVEVVLQRPKGSIYGITNGPVFRSVMSQALRTYNVQPSTGEPARLPQFAK from the coding sequence GTGGCGCAGAGGTCCGGCAAGGCAGTCAACAGCAAGGTGCCCAATGCCACCAAGCGCTTGCGCCTGGGGCTTGGCATCATGCTGACGCTCCTGTTGGTGGTGGGCGGCAAACTCTTCCTCGTCCAAGGGCTCGATGTAGGGGGCATGGCGGAAGCCGCCCTCAACAGCCGGATGAAACAGACCGTCCTGCCGGCGGAACGGGGCAGCATCCTGGACTCCCGGGGCACAGTGCTGGCCAACAGCGTGATCCGCTACAACGTGGTGGTGGACCAGCGGGTCAACACAAAAACGGAGACTTTCAAGCGCCTGGACGACGCCAAGGAGAAGCTGGTTGATGTCAGCCGGGAACAGGGGCTGACGGAGCTGGCGGCTGCCCTGGGCATGGAGAAGGACGCCATCCGCGAGGCCGTCACCGGGCAGCAGCCGTATTACATCGTGGCCAAGGACGTAAAGCCCGATGTCGAGGACCGCATCTCGCAGCTCCAGATTCCCGGCATCGTGACCGAAGGCGTCAGCAAGCGCGTCTATCCCAACGGGTCGGTTGCCGGCGGGATCATCGGCTTCCTCCAGGACGGCACCACCGGCCAGGCCGGCATTGAACAGACCCAGGACGAACTCCTGAAGGGCTCGGACGGCAAACGGCTCTTTGAGATCGGTGCGGACGGGCTCCGGATCCCCGTGGGGGTTGACGAACTGACGCCCCCGCAGGACGGGAAGGACGTCAAGCTCACCCTCAACTCGGACCTCCAGTACTTCGCCCAGCAGGCGATCCAGAGCCAGTCGGACAAACTGGGCGCCGAGTGGGGCGTCATCATCGTGATGGACGTCAAGACGGGCAACCTGGTTGCCATGGCCGACACCAATTCGCCGGATCCGAATGACCCTGGCCGGGTAGCGGCCAAGGACCGCGGCGTCCGTGCCGTTACGGCCGCCTACGAGCCCGGTTCGGTTGAGAAGATGATGACGGCGGCGGCGCTCATCGAAGAGGGCAAAGCCAAGCCGCTGGACACGTTCACCCTCGGACCCACCTACACGGTGGACGGGCAGACCTTCAGCGACTCCTTTGCCCATGGAACCGAGGAGCGGACCCTGGCCGGCATCCTGGGCTATTCGATGAACACCGGCACCGTCATGGCCGGGCAGCGCCTGAGCAAGGAACAGCGCTACGACTGGCTGAAGAAGTTCGGGGTGGGCGAAGCCCCGGACATCGGACTGCCGGCCACTGCCTCCGGCATCCTGACGCCCTGGGAACAGTGGGACGGCCGGCAGGAATATACAGTCCTGTTCGGGCAGGGCGTTTCGCAGTCCACCCTGCAGACAGTGCGCGCGTTCCAGTCCATCGCGAACAATGGCGTGATGCTCCAGCCCCGCCTGATCGACTCCTATGTCTCCGCTGACGGAACAGAGGAAAAGATTCCGGCCGCGGAGCCGCGGCAGATCGTTTCCGAGGACACCGCCCAGCAGGTCCAGGACATCCTCGAAAGCGCAGTCACCGAGGGCCAGATCAAGGACGCGGCCATCGACGGGTACCGGGTGGGAGCCAAGACGGGCACCTCCGAGTCTCCCTGCGACGACGGCAAGTCCGGGTTCTGCGGCTACACGGCCTCAATGGTGGGCATGGCACCCATGGATGATCCGCGGTTTATTGTGGAGGTGGTACTCCAGCGGCCCAAGGGCAGCATCTACGGGATTACCAACGGGCCGGTCTTCCGGTCGGTCATGAGCCAGGCACTGCGGACCTACAACGTCCAGCCGTCCACGGGCGAGCCGGCCAGACTGCCCCAGTTCGCCAAGTAA
- a CDS encoding UDP-N-acetylmuramoyl-L-alanyl-D-glutamate--2,6-diaminopimelate ligase, with protein MQGPARLGPDQPRFRPSAVDAVRLDSIGEAVGVVVPGASADVAVTGISLNSRTVEPGDLYVALPGATRHGADFAAQAIAAGAAAIVTDDAGARLLALSSDTSVPVLVVDAPRNVVGPLSAMIYRRSQEGAALQLFGVTGTNGKTTTTYFITSLLRSLGKKPGLIGTIEILAGGEPIPSLLTTPESPEVHGLLALMREKGLAAAAMEVSSHAISYQRVDGVQFDVAGFTNLTQDHLDLHHTMEDYFATKAELFTPARARKAVVTVDDEWGRRLAASTQVPVTTLATVPGNSADWTVTEAKPRGLGTEFTLSGPGGTVLTVHTGLPGSFNVANAALAAVMVLTGGVDAATLQAALDAGDPFTVAVPGRMQLVSERPAAVVDFAHNTDALARALEAVRSAEPESRLIVVFGATGQRDQGKRPAMGAIAARLADTVIVTDDDPHDEDAAAIRADVLAGALEARAGESLPCEVLEVFPRDKAIQRAVELARPQDSILVAGRGHEVWQEVKGVNLALDDRVELRSALTARGFNVLQDDRIES; from the coding sequence CTGCAAGGACCCGCACGGCTGGGACCGGACCAGCCCCGCTTCCGGCCGTCCGCCGTTGATGCCGTCCGGCTGGACAGCATCGGCGAGGCGGTCGGCGTCGTAGTTCCGGGAGCCTCCGCTGACGTGGCGGTGACCGGCATCTCCCTGAACTCCCGGACGGTTGAACCGGGTGACCTGTACGTCGCCCTTCCGGGCGCAACCCGGCACGGCGCCGACTTCGCTGCCCAGGCCATTGCGGCGGGAGCGGCGGCCATTGTGACGGACGACGCCGGTGCCCGCCTCCTGGCCTTGTCCTCCGACACGTCGGTTCCGGTGCTGGTGGTCGATGCCCCGCGGAACGTGGTGGGCCCGCTGTCCGCCATGATCTACCGGCGCAGCCAGGAGGGGGCGGCGCTGCAGCTTTTCGGCGTGACGGGCACGAACGGCAAGACCACCACCACCTACTTCATCACCTCGCTGCTGCGGTCCCTGGGCAAAAAGCCGGGCCTGATCGGGACCATCGAGATCCTGGCCGGCGGCGAACCGATTCCGAGCCTCCTGACCACGCCGGAGTCCCCGGAAGTCCACGGGCTGCTGGCACTGATGCGGGAGAAAGGACTTGCTGCGGCCGCGATGGAAGTTTCCTCGCACGCCATCTCCTACCAGCGCGTGGACGGAGTGCAGTTCGACGTTGCAGGGTTCACCAACCTCACCCAGGACCACCTTGACCTGCACCACACCATGGAGGACTACTTCGCCACGAAGGCCGAACTGTTCACGCCCGCCCGCGCGCGGAAGGCCGTGGTGACGGTCGACGACGAATGGGGGCGCCGCCTCGCAGCCAGCACCCAGGTGCCCGTCACCACGCTCGCCACCGTGCCCGGGAACAGTGCCGACTGGACCGTCACGGAGGCAAAGCCCCGCGGGCTTGGCACGGAGTTCACGCTCAGCGGGCCCGGCGGCACTGTCCTGACGGTCCACACGGGGCTTCCCGGGAGCTTCAACGTTGCCAACGCAGCCCTGGCCGCGGTCATGGTCCTCACAGGCGGCGTTGACGCCGCTACGCTGCAGGCGGCCCTGGATGCGGGCGACCCCTTCACGGTGGCCGTCCCGGGGCGCATGCAGCTGGTCTCCGAGCGGCCGGCCGCCGTGGTGGACTTCGCACACAACACGGACGCGCTGGCCAGGGCGCTGGAAGCCGTCCGGTCGGCCGAACCGGAATCCCGGCTGATCGTGGTGTTTGGCGCCACAGGCCAGCGCGACCAGGGCAAACGGCCGGCCATGGGCGCGATCGCGGCCCGCCTTGCGGACACCGTGATCGTCACGGACGACGACCCCCACGACGAGGACGCCGCAGCCATCCGCGCCGACGTCCTCGCAGGGGCGCTGGAAGCCCGGGCCGGTGAGTCCCTGCCCTGCGAGGTGCTGGAGGTTTTCCCCCGCGACAAGGCCATTCAACGAGCCGTGGAACTCGCCCGGCCACAGGACAGCATCCTGGTTGCCGGCCGCGGCCATGAAGTATGGCAGGAGGTGAAAGGCGTCAACCTCGCACTGGATGACAGGGTGGAGCTGCGCAGCGCCTTGACAGCCAGGGGATTCAACGTTCTCCAAGACGACCGGATAGAGTCCTAG